In Nicotiana tabacum cultivar K326 chromosome 11, ASM71507v2, whole genome shotgun sequence, a single window of DNA contains:
- the LOC142166101 gene encoding uncharacterized protein LOC142166101 — translation MSQKFDFQDLATVTLTQTCSDVVTRRVAEKLSDPGSTIPCTIGNFAFAKALYDLGASINLMPLAIYKRLGIGRSRPTSILLQLADRTVKRSSGILDDVLVQVGKFVFRADFVILDCIVDEEISIILGRPFLATRRALIDC, via the coding sequence atgtcccaaaaattcgacttccAAGATTTGGCCACAGTGACTCTAACTCAGACCTGCAGTGATGTGGTGACTAGACGAGTTGCTGAGAAGTTGTCTGATCCAGGGAGCACAATTCCCTGCACCATTGGTAACTTCGCCTTTGCCAAGGCACTCTAtgatttgggggctagcataaatcttatgcccctTGCGATCTACAAGAGGTTGGGGATTGGAAGATCTAGACCCACATCTATATTGTTGCAGCTAGCTGACAGAACTGTGAAAAGATCCTCAGGTATTTTGGATGACGTGTTAGTACAagtagggaaatttgtgttccgtgcagattttgtgattctgGATTGTATAGTGGATGAAGAAAtttccataattttgggaagaccattcttggccacaaGGCGAGCCCTCATTGATTGTTAA